From a region of the Elusimicrobiota bacterium genome:
- a CDS encoding FAD-dependent oxidoreductase has protein sequence MTHDCAIIGAGPAGCAAAMYLARAGRSVALIDRAAFPRRKACGEGIMPAGVAVLRDLGVYEEAEALGRRFSGVAWTTREGRFARSRFPDGQGLAVPREDLDHLLLRRAAEMRGVRVFQNTAPLGVERAGDGVRVRLPNGTLRAERLIAADGAASPSLRSLGVPRREPALKRYGLAARLTSVGAGDFVEVFMIEGGEVYLTPLPGECRVSAALLLERATLARDFRGREAAFWRLARAHPALRTRLARAALDAPVVGLGPLASASESCEDGPWLAAGDAAGAVDPLVGDGIGLALRSGRLAAEETAAALGGWGRPGGYTRRRRRLLRPKERLARLALAMSRRPKLARWAIRGLHAFPSAFSALLAD, from the coding sequence ATGACCCACGACTGCGCGATCATCGGGGCGGGCCCGGCGGGCTGCGCGGCGGCGATGTACCTGGCGCGCGCGGGCCGCTCCGTGGCGCTGATCGACCGCGCGGCGTTCCCGCGCCGGAAGGCCTGCGGCGAAGGCATCATGCCCGCGGGCGTCGCGGTCCTGCGCGACCTCGGCGTCTACGAGGAAGCCGAGGCGCTCGGCCGGAGGTTCAGCGGCGTCGCCTGGACGACGCGCGAGGGGCGGTTCGCGCGCTCGCGCTTCCCGGACGGCCAGGGCCTGGCGGTGCCGCGGGAGGACCTCGACCACCTCCTGCTGAGGCGGGCCGCGGAGATGCGCGGCGTGCGCGTCTTCCAGAACACCGCGCCCCTCGGCGTCGAGCGCGCGGGCGACGGGGTGCGCGTGCGGCTGCCGAACGGGACGCTGCGCGCCGAGCGCCTCATCGCGGCCGACGGGGCCGCCTCGCCCTCGCTCCGGTCCCTCGGCGTGCCGCGCCGGGAGCCCGCGCTCAAGCGCTACGGCCTCGCGGCCCGGCTCACGAGCGTCGGCGCCGGGGACTTCGTCGAGGTGTTCATGATCGAAGGCGGCGAGGTGTACCTGACGCCGCTGCCCGGCGAGTGCCGGGTCTCGGCGGCGCTGCTGCTGGAGCGGGCGACGCTGGCGCGGGATTTCCGGGGCCGCGAGGCCGCGTTCTGGCGCCTGGCGCGCGCCCACCCCGCGCTGAGGACGAGGCTCGCGCGCGCGGCGCTCGACGCGCCGGTCGTGGGCCTCGGCCCGCTGGCGTCCGCGTCCGAGAGCTGCGAGGACGGCCCCTGGCTCGCCGCGGGCGACGCCGCGGGCGCGGTGGACCCGCTCGTCGGCGACGGCATCGGCCTCGCGCTGAGGAGCGGGCGCCTGGCGGCCGAGGAGACCGCCGCGGCCCTCGGAGGCTGGGGGCGTCCCGGCGGCTACACCCGGCGGCGGCGGCGGCTCCTGCGCCCCAAGGAGCGGCTGGCCCGCCTCGCGCTCGCGATGAGCCGCCGGCCGAAGCTCGCGCGCTGGGCGATCAGGGGGCTGCACGCCTTTCCCTCCGCGTTCTCGGCCCTGCTCGCCGACTAG
- a CDS encoding J domain-containing protein, giving the protein MEKDCYEILGVPPDAKPEEIKAAYRTLALRRHPDLNAGDPRAGERFMRIQAAYETLGNPYRRARYDLGRSWRRSAVSDASKRVPPRGSGARLLMLVGALIALRGFAGLVLFPEDAFVPEWLLPRAGRDASFRLYVVGMALVFCAAGIRSLRRD; this is encoded by the coding sequence ATGGAGAAAGACTGCTATGAGATCCTGGGCGTGCCCCCCGACGCGAAGCCCGAAGAGATCAAGGCCGCCTATCGGACGCTGGCGCTCCGGCGCCATCCCGACCTGAACGCCGGCGACCCGCGCGCCGGCGAGCGCTTCATGCGCATCCAGGCCGCCTACGAGACGCTGGGGAACCCCTACCGGCGGGCGCGCTACGACCTGGGGCGGTCCTGGCGGCGGAGCGCCGTCTCCGACGCGTCGAAGCGCGTCCCGCCCCGCGGCTCCGGCGCGCGCCTGCTGATGCTCGTCGGCGCGCTCATCGCGCTGCGCGGCTTCGCCGGGCTCGTCCTGTTCCCGGAGGACGCCTTCGTCCCCGAGTGGCTCCTGCCCCGCGCCGGCCGCGACGCGAGCTTCCGGCTCTACGTCGTCGGCATGGCCTTGGTGTTCTGCGCGGCCGGCATCCGGAGCCTGCGCCGCGATTAG
- a CDS encoding response regulator: MKPCIYMVDDEPDFQTIVHSWLEPTYEALALKDADELAGAIRARRPDLVIMDLHLTGSDGFEACRRLRGAPGLDGVPVLFLTASHVAADYRRSMGAGGSGYLTKPVGRRQLLAAVDELLSEGRVLGKYTVDTGGGD; this comes from the coding sequence ATGAAGCCCTGCATCTACATGGTGGACGACGAGCCGGACTTCCAGACCATCGTGCACTCGTGGCTGGAACCGACGTACGAGGCCCTCGCGCTCAAGGACGCCGACGAGCTGGCCGGCGCGATCCGGGCCCGGAGGCCGGACCTCGTCATCATGGACCTCCATCTCACCGGGTCCGACGGCTTCGAGGCCTGCCGGCGCCTGCGCGGCGCGCCCGGCCTCGACGGGGTGCCGGTCCTCTTCCTGACCGCCTCGCACGTGGCCGCGGACTACCGCCGCAGCATGGGCGCGGGCGGCAGCGGCTACCTGACCAAGCCCGTCGGCCGGCGCCAGCTGCTCGCCGCCGTCGACGAGCTCCTCTCCGAGGGCCGGGTCCTCGGCAAGTACACGGTGGACACCGGCGGCGGCGACTGA
- a CDS encoding 4-oxalocrotonate tautomerase family protein: MPFINIKMTPGPTAEQKAEFIKRVTALAAEVLGKNPATTHVVMEEVPADGWGIAGETVATRKKRGA; this comes from the coding sequence ATGCCCTTCATTAATATCAAGATGACCCCCGGCCCCACGGCCGAGCAGAAGGCCGAGTTCATTAAGCGCGTCACCGCGCTCGCCGCCGAGGTCCTCGGCAAGAACCCGGCGACCACCCACGTCGTGATGGAAGAGGTCCCGGCCGACGGCTGGGGCATCGCCGGCGAGACGGTCGCCACCCGCAAGAAGCGCGGCGCCTGA
- a CDS encoding RNA polymerase sigma factor → MEDRDRGLIQAVAQGDEAALDALMKAHMPSVHAVARRLLGDDASADDAAQETFLAVWRSAKSYRGDAPGRAWILRIALNKARSAGRWRSVRRWLSLDHAASGEPDAPALGEAVADPSPEADPAGRRERDDRAERLRAAVEGLPPRQKEMVLLRLEGLEINEIAAAVGAAEGTVKATLHQARARLEPLLKETP, encoded by the coding sequence ATGGAGGATCGGGACCGCGGCCTCATTCAAGCCGTCGCTCAAGGCGATGAAGCCGCCCTCGACGCGCTCATGAAGGCCCACATGCCCTCGGTCCACGCGGTCGCGCGGCGCCTGCTCGGCGACGACGCCTCCGCCGACGACGCGGCCCAGGAGACGTTCCTGGCCGTGTGGCGCTCCGCGAAGTCCTACCGCGGCGACGCCCCGGGACGGGCCTGGATATTGAGGATCGCGCTCAACAAGGCGCGCTCGGCCGGACGCTGGCGCTCCGTGCGGCGCTGGCTGAGCCTCGACCATGCGGCCAGCGGGGAGCCCGACGCGCCCGCTCTGGGCGAGGCCGTCGCCGACCCCTCGCCCGAGGCCGATCCAGCCGGGAGACGAGAGCGGGACGACCGGGCCGAGCGCCTGCGCGCCGCCGTCGAGGGACTCCCCCCTCGTCAGAAGGAGATGGTCTTGCTGCGCCTGGAGGGCCTCGAGATCAACGAGATCGCCGCCGCCGTCGGAGCGGCCGAGGGCACGGTCAAGGCGACCTTGCACCAGGCGCGGGCGCGCCTCGAACCGCTGTTAAAGGAGACACCGTGA
- a CDS encoding DUF3106 domain-containing protein — protein MRNALFALLLTLCAAAARADDASRARWEAMTPAERERVVENYRRWKAMPEERRAEIKERHERFSALPPEEKRALRARWKRFQELSPEQRARLRERFRKLEKMPPEKRERFLRERRERREQRRENHQRRGERREQRHERRRQRPTR, from the coding sequence GTGAGGAACGCGCTCTTCGCCTTGCTGTTGACCCTCTGCGCCGCCGCCGCGCGCGCCGACGACGCGTCCCGCGCGCGCTGGGAGGCGATGACGCCCGCCGAGCGCGAGCGCGTCGTCGAGAACTACCGGCGCTGGAAGGCCATGCCCGAGGAGCGCCGCGCCGAGATCAAGGAGCGCCACGAGCGCTTCTCGGCCCTGCCGCCCGAGGAGAAGCGGGCGCTCCGCGCGCGGTGGAAGCGCTTCCAGGAGCTGTCGCCCGAGCAGCGCGCGCGGCTGCGCGAGCGCTTCCGCAAGCTCGAGAAGATGCCGCCCGAGAAGCGCGAACGCTTCCTGCGCGAGCGGCGGGAGCGCCGGGAGCAGCGCCGCGAGAACCATCAGCGTCGCGGCGAGCGCCGCGAGCAGCGCCACGAGCGGCGCCGCCAGCGTCCTACGCGCTGA
- a CDS encoding insulinase family protein — protein MKQVKKRKLRRGLPVSVFKLDNGLTVAVQEDRSAPLAAVSLTYKVGSLDEEKGRAGFAHLFEHLMFQGTANLAPNEVSRLVESHGGVDNAYTMKTNTTYHEVVPSNALESVLWAEADRMRGLLISERELAVEKQVVLEELRQTYLNQPYRRATDAVMSSLAFTRWETAHPTIGDAADIRAASLDDVRTFYDRHYAPNNAVLAVSGDASVSEVRRLVKRLFGPIPRRPRPKAAPLGEPRLKGERVETVKDHLAKTPLTIVGWHTPERGSRDWWALTVVMTILGGGDDSPLHEKLVKDDRLAVSASGHIPYWSSHVAARGPDMLAFFISGRLGASRKAVTGSLDEVLERFFLKGPKDDELARAKTQIERSWLEGQQSLADRAQTLSSYVALVGDPDGFWKDLDALLKITRRDCVEAARRWLRSRGRIVLQVEPGEPVDLAPEPAAPETPAEEPRQPGSHPPPPGAARFARPPDVVKTQLKNGLTVWLARDKRLPLVEARLALRAGRIHEVSGQDALAQASEELLLKGRAGEDAAAVARAYTSLGWSLGASCESEWLKLSASGLSRNLDPFLDQLAKTLNTADYPEAEVELWRENALEDLISRRAQPHFLSEERLRVELFPGHPYGRGAADEKKIAAVDSARMRAFHAACLRPSGGHLVLVGDLDPDKTVHALERALSTWTAGPAAPAAPPLPDAGAARTIIVDRPGSAQASLIIAQTAVAGPKDPDYMSLVLANHVLGGTANSRLFENLRTRRGYTYGAYSSIELYGRGIVWSASADCRTEVARPALEEMLSEVRELTSREISAAALDNSRRHLRGLFLMRLSSLDRITGYLSSVAESGRDPRETIAQYEPRLAEATPKSALAAVNSRLDLRKLVTVVVGDESALKKTLAGL, from the coding sequence GTGAAACAGGTCAAGAAGCGCAAGCTCCGGCGGGGCTTGCCGGTCAGCGTGTTCAAGCTCGACAACGGTCTGACGGTCGCGGTGCAGGAGGACCGTTCCGCGCCGCTGGCCGCCGTCTCGCTGACCTACAAGGTCGGCTCGCTCGACGAGGAGAAGGGCCGCGCCGGCTTCGCCCACCTGTTCGAGCACCTGATGTTCCAGGGCACGGCCAACCTGGCTCCCAACGAGGTGTCGCGGCTCGTCGAGTCGCACGGCGGCGTGGACAACGCCTACACGATGAAGACGAACACGACCTATCACGAGGTCGTGCCGTCGAACGCGCTCGAGTCGGTCCTGTGGGCCGAGGCGGACCGCATGCGCGGCCTGCTGATCTCCGAGCGCGAGCTCGCCGTCGAGAAGCAGGTCGTCCTCGAGGAGCTGCGCCAGACCTACCTGAACCAGCCCTACCGCCGCGCGACCGACGCGGTGATGAGCTCGCTCGCGTTCACGCGCTGGGAGACGGCGCACCCGACGATCGGCGACGCCGCCGACATCCGCGCGGCCTCGCTCGACGACGTGCGCACGTTCTACGACCGGCACTACGCGCCGAACAACGCCGTCCTCGCCGTGAGCGGGGACGCGTCCGTCTCCGAGGTGCGCAGGCTCGTCAAGCGCCTGTTCGGGCCGATCCCGCGCCGTCCGCGGCCGAAGGCGGCCCCGCTGGGCGAGCCCCGCCTGAAGGGGGAGCGTGTCGAGACGGTCAAGGACCACCTCGCGAAGACCCCGCTGACCATCGTCGGCTGGCACACGCCCGAGCGCGGCTCGCGCGACTGGTGGGCGCTGACCGTGGTGATGACCATACTCGGCGGCGGCGACGACAGCCCGCTGCACGAGAAGCTCGTCAAGGACGACCGCCTCGCCGTCTCCGCGAGCGGCCACATCCCCTACTGGTCGAGCCACGTCGCCGCGCGCGGGCCGGACATGCTGGCCTTCTTCATCTCCGGCCGTCTCGGCGCGAGCCGGAAGGCGGTGACGGGCAGCCTGGACGAGGTCCTCGAGCGCTTCTTCCTGAAGGGGCCGAAGGACGACGAGCTCGCCCGCGCCAAGACGCAGATCGAGCGCTCCTGGCTCGAGGGCCAGCAGTCCCTGGCCGACCGCGCGCAGACCCTGAGCTCCTACGTGGCCCTGGTGGGCGACCCGGACGGCTTCTGGAAGGACCTGGACGCCCTCCTTAAGATCACCCGCCGCGACTGCGTGGAGGCCGCCCGCCGCTGGCTGCGCTCCCGCGGGCGCATCGTGCTCCAGGTCGAGCCGGGCGAGCCCGTCGACCTCGCGCCCGAGCCCGCCGCGCCCGAGACTCCGGCCGAGGAGCCGCGCCAGCCCGGCAGCCACCCGCCGCCGCCCGGCGCCGCCCGCTTCGCGCGCCCGCCGGACGTCGTGAAGACCCAGCTCAAGAACGGCCTGACCGTCTGGCTGGCCCGCGACAAGCGCCTGCCTTTGGTCGAGGCGCGCCTGGCCTTGAGGGCGGGCCGCATCCACGAGGTCTCCGGCCAGGACGCGCTGGCGCAGGCGTCCGAGGAGCTGCTCCTCAAGGGCCGCGCGGGAGAGGACGCCGCCGCCGTCGCGCGCGCCTACACCTCGCTCGGCTGGTCGCTCGGCGCCTCGTGCGAGTCGGAGTGGCTCAAGCTGTCGGCCTCCGGGCTGTCGCGCAACCTCGACCCGTTCCTCGATCAGCTCGCCAAGACCCTGAACACGGCCGACTATCCGGAGGCGGAGGTCGAGCTCTGGCGCGAGAACGCCCTCGAGGACCTGATCTCCCGCCGCGCCCAGCCGCATTTCCTGTCCGAGGAGCGCCTGCGCGTGGAGCTGTTCCCCGGCCATCCCTACGGCCGCGGCGCCGCCGACGAGAAGAAGATCGCCGCGGTCGACTCGGCGCGCATGCGCGCCTTCCACGCCGCGTGCCTGCGCCCCAGCGGCGGCCACCTCGTCCTCGTCGGCGATCTGGACCCGGACAAGACCGTCCATGCCCTGGAGCGCGCGCTGTCGACCTGGACGGCCGGCCCCGCCGCGCCCGCGGCGCCGCCGCTGCCCGACGCGGGCGCGGCGCGCACCATCATCGTGGACCGCCCCGGCTCCGCCCAGGCGAGCCTCATCATCGCGCAGACCGCCGTCGCCGGCCCGAAGGACCCCGACTACATGTCGCTCGTCCTGGCCAACCACGTCCTCGGCGGCACAGCGAACTCGCGCCTGTTCGAGAACCTGCGCACGCGCCGCGGCTACACCTACGGCGCCTACTCCTCGATCGAGCTGTACGGCCGCGGCATCGTGTGGTCGGCTTCCGCCGACTGCCGCACCGAGGTCGCGCGTCCCGCGCTCGAGGAGATGCTGTCCGAGGTCCGCGAGCTCACGTCGCGGGAGATCTCCGCCGCCGCGCTCGACAACTCTCGCCGCCACCTGCGCGGCCTGTTCCTGATGCGCCTGTCGTCCCTCGACCGCATCACCGGCTACCTGTCGTCGGTCGCCGAGAGCGGGCGCGACCCGCGCGAGACCATCGCGCAGTACGAGCCGCGCCTGGCCGAGGCCACGCCCAAATCGGCGCTGGCCGCCGTCAACTCCCGCCTCGACCTCCGGAAGCTCGTCACCGTCGTCGTGGGCGACGAATCGGCGCTGAAAAAGACCCTGGCCGGTCTGTGA
- a CDS encoding adenylate/guanylate cyclase domain-containing protein, with product MKKKPGKAKRPRPTAEQLFERLRGRTKANADNLDREIEDECVQETTVMMCDSSGFTRRTHEYGILHFLAVMTEVYDLVEPIVAKKGGDVISRGADNLLATFDDPVKGVDAAIAMQRLLLEFNEGKSDRDQFQLCMGFHFGKILRVSDGIFGDKVNIAAKIGEDLAAADEILVTGDVAKRLPARIKRAYSRSVDLGGKTFELHRVKY from the coding sequence ATGAAAAAGAAGCCGGGGAAGGCGAAGCGCCCGCGCCCGACCGCGGAGCAGCTGTTCGAGCGCCTGCGCGGGCGCACGAAGGCCAACGCGGACAACCTGGACCGCGAGATCGAGGACGAGTGCGTGCAGGAGACGACGGTCATGATGTGCGACTCGTCGGGGTTCACGCGCCGCACGCACGAGTACGGCATCCTCCATTTCCTCGCGGTCATGACCGAGGTCTACGACCTCGTCGAGCCGATCGTGGCGAAGAAGGGCGGGGACGTGATCTCCCGCGGGGCCGACAACCTCCTCGCCACCTTCGACGACCCGGTCAAAGGGGTCGACGCGGCGATCGCGATGCAGCGACTGCTCCTCGAGTTCAACGAGGGCAAGTCCGACCGCGACCAGTTCCAGCTGTGCATGGGCTTCCACTTCGGGAAGATCCTGCGCGTGTCGGACGGCATCTTCGGCGACAAGGTCAACATCGCCGCCAAGATCGGCGAGGACCTGGCCGCCGCCGACGAGATCCTGGTGACCGGGGACGTCGCCAAGCGCCTGCCCGCGCGCATCAAGCGCGCCTACTCGCGCTCGGTCGACCTCGGCGGCAAGACGTTCGAGCTGCACCGCGTCAAGTACTGA
- a CDS encoding DUF922 domain-containing protein, which translates to MRSAAAAVLLLLGACKGEPDGGPACPHDPDFDRSRVIRVRADARPAVLRRDLDLAAIGRESAGSAGAGRAQGLTAVDNQLAFHTRVNMETARGRTCVWFDEVRVDLTPASVQIFVPREYPEDSCEYEAVLAHEREHERVHRERLEAAAKEIERALTEAKWLPAKGNPLETEDRASAEAALNAKIRRVVTPVYEKYKADLGGAQAELDRPDLYQWVSRRCTGWK; encoded by the coding sequence ATGCGCTCCGCCGCGGCCGCCGTCCTCCTCCTGCTCGGCGCCTGCAAGGGCGAGCCGGACGGCGGCCCCGCCTGCCCCCACGACCCGGACTTCGACCGCTCCCGCGTGATCCGCGTGCGCGCGGACGCCCGCCCGGCCGTCCTGCGCCGCGACCTGGACCTCGCCGCGATCGGGCGGGAGTCGGCGGGCTCCGCCGGCGCGGGCCGGGCGCAGGGCCTGACCGCGGTCGACAATCAGCTCGCCTTCCACACCCGCGTGAACATGGAGACGGCGCGGGGCCGGACCTGCGTCTGGTTCGACGAGGTGCGCGTGGACCTCACGCCCGCCTCGGTCCAGATCTTCGTTCCCCGGGAGTACCCCGAGGACTCGTGCGAGTACGAGGCCGTGCTGGCGCACGAGCGCGAGCACGAGCGCGTGCACCGGGAGCGCCTGGAGGCGGCCGCCAAGGAGATCGAGCGCGCCCTGACCGAGGCCAAGTGGCTGCCGGCGAAGGGCAACCCGCTGGAGACGGAGGACCGCGCCTCGGCGGAAGCCGCGCTCAACGCCAAGATCCGGAGGGTCGTGACCCCCGTCTACGAGAAGTACAAGGCCGACCTCGGCGGCGCCCAGGCCGAGCTCGACCGGCCCGACCTGTATCAGTGGGTCTCGAGGCGCTGCACCGGCTGGAAGTGA
- a CDS encoding LemA family protein has product MKTIGAALGAVLVAVLAAALWAVGAYNGIVGRNEAVSTAWAQVENQYQRRADLVPNLVEVVKGSSKFEKDTLTAVVEARAKVGQLTVGKDVLQDPAAFKKFEEAQGGLTSALSRLMVVVEKYPELKSTQAFRDLQVQLEGTENRVAVARMDFNNSAQDYNTSIKRFPGSVVAGFGGFKERPYFSAAPEAAKAPAVKF; this is encoded by the coding sequence ATGAAGACCATCGGAGCCGCGCTCGGAGCCGTCCTCGTCGCCGTCCTCGCCGCCGCCCTCTGGGCGGTCGGCGCCTACAACGGGATCGTCGGAAGGAACGAGGCGGTGAGCACGGCCTGGGCGCAGGTCGAGAACCAGTACCAGCGCCGCGCGGACCTCGTGCCGAACCTCGTCGAGGTGGTGAAGGGCTCCTCCAAGTTCGAGAAGGACACGCTCACCGCCGTCGTCGAGGCGCGCGCCAAGGTCGGGCAGCTGACGGTCGGCAAGGACGTCCTGCAGGACCCCGCCGCCTTCAAGAAGTTCGAGGAGGCCCAGGGCGGCCTGACCTCCGCGCTGTCCCGCCTGATGGTGGTCGTCGAGAAGTACCCCGAGCTCAAGAGCACCCAGGCCTTCCGCGACCTGCAGGTCCAGCTCGAGGGCACCGAGAACCGCGTGGCCGTCGCGCGCATGGACTTCAACAACTCCGCCCAGGACTACAACACCTCGATCAAGCGCTTCCCCGGCTCGGTCGTCGCCGGCTTCGGCGGTTTCAAGGAGCGCCCGTACTTCTCCGCCGCGCCCGAGGCCGCGAAGGCGCCCGCCGTCAAATTCTGA